Genomic window (Alphaproteobacteria bacterium):
ATGCGCCGCAACGGTATCTGCAGCAGAAGGCCGACAATCATGACGACGGGCGCCGCCACCAGCGGGACGATGGCGAGCGGGCCGCCGACGATATAGACGATAAAAATAAAGAGGAAAATGAACGGCAGGTCGACGATGGCGACCAGCGACGAGGAAGTGAAAAACGCCCGCAGGGTTTCATATTCCCGCATGCTGCTGGCCAGCGCCCCGGTCGACCCCGGCCGGTCCGCCATTTTCATGCCCAGCACCTGCCGGAACAGCCGCCCGGCGATGCGGGTATCCGCCGACCTTCCCGCCGCGTCGACAAAATAGCCGCGCAGCATTTTCAGCACGAAGTCGAATGCGTAGACGATAAGCAGCCCGGTCGCGAGGACCCACAGGGTTTCCTCGGCGAAATTGGGCACGACGCGGTCGTATACGTTCATCACGAACAACGGCCCCGCCAGGGCGAAGGCATTGATCAGCAGCGCCGCGACCACGACCTCGATATAGATGCGCCACGACCCCAGCAGCGTGCCCCAGAACCAGCCCCGGGGATTCGCCACGGCGATTTCATCGGACCGTTCGTCAAAGCGGAATTCCGGCTGCGCGAAGAGCGTATAGCCGTCATAGGCGGTTTCGAGTTCCTTTACCGGCGCCTTGCGCGCGCCGACCCCCATTTCGGGCAGAATGATATGCGCCACCCCGTCATCGGAAATGGCTGTCAGGACGCAGGCCCGCCGATTCCGCAGCAGCAGCACGCAGGGCAGCGCCATCCGGTTCAGCCGGGCCAGCGGGCGGCGCGCCAGCCGCGCCGAAATGCCGGCCCGCGCCGCCGCCCGCACGAACAGGTCCGGCGTCATCCCCTCCCCCGCCATCGGCAGGCCCGCCGTCAAGGCCTCCACCGACATCGGCCGGTCCAGCAGCGTCGCCAGGATCGACAGGCAGCCCGACAGCGGATCGTCAACCGCCCCCGGAGTCGGCCTTACCAGCCATTCCAGGCGCCCGCGCTTCTTGTCGGGTTCCGCCTGTTCGAGAAACTCATCCAGGTCGAAATCGTCATCCCTTGCATTTTCGGCATTCGGGAAATCGCGCGCACCCCGACCGGCAAACGGGTCAGCCGTGCCGGCGCCGCCGGGCAGCCCCGGCGCGTTGTGGTCATCGGGTCTCGAATCGCCCGTTTCCGGCTCGTCCTCGGGTCTGTCCTGTAACGCCATCAAATCTCCGGCCCGGCAAATGATTTCGGCATGACTCTGTCCCGACTACTTACAAGGATTCGTTAAAATTTGCGACACCGGCCGCGCCCCATTCGCGACCGGTCGTTTCCGAAAGCGGGTATTTTGCCGTTCCCCCGACCTGTCTATGCTGGGCGGCGAAACGCAGCGGCGGGAGGATATTGTGCAGGACAACCCATTCGATACCGTCATTCTTGGCGGCACCCTGATCGACGGCGCCGGCGCGCCGCGCCGCGCGGCGGATATCGGCATCGCGAACGGCCGGATTGCCGCGCTCGGCGAACCGGGGACTCTCGGCGGCGCGGCGAATACCGTCGATGCGACCGGCCGGATCGTCGCCCCCGGCTTCATCGACGTGCATACCCATGACGATCATGCGCTGCTGTCGAAACCGGACATGGCCTACAAGGCGAGCCAGGGCGTGGCCACCGTGGTGGCCGGCAATTGCGGCATCAGCCTCGCCCCGCTGGTCTTCGCGGGCGACCGGCCGCCGCCGCCCCTCGACCTGCTCGGCGACGGCTACCGGTTCCCGAAAATGGCCGACCTGTTCGCCGCGCTGGACGCGACGCCCCCGGCCCTGAACGCGGCGCTGCTGTGCGGGCACAGCACATTGCGGGTCGGCGCGATGGACAACCTCGACCGCGCCGCGACCGATGCCGAAATCGATGCGATGCGCGAGAAACTGACCGAGGCGCTGGACGCCGGCGCCATCGGCATGTCGACCGGCCTGTATTACGAACCGGCGCGGGCGGCGCCGACCGAGGAGATTATCCGCCTGGCGGAACTGCTGGGCCCGGCCCGCGCGCTGTACACGACCCACCTTCGCGACGAGGGCGCGCATCTGCAGGAATCGATGCGGGAAGCGTTCACCATCGGCCGCGCCGCCGGGGTCAAGGTGGTGCTGTCGCATCACAAGGCTTCCGGATCGGACAATTTCGGCGCGACGCGGGAATCCCTGGCGCTGGTGGAGGAAACCCGCAAACATCAGCCGGTCACGCTGGACGTCTACCCCTATGACGCCTCCTCGACGGTGCTGACGGTCGACCGGCTGGCCGCGTCCAGGCGGGTCATCGTCACCTGGTCGGTCCCGCGGCCGGACATCGCCGGCCGGTTTCTGGACGAAATCGCCGCGGAAATGGGCTGCGGCATCGAGGAGGCGGCGGCATCGCTGCTGCCGGCCGGCGCGATCTATTTCATGATGGATGAAGAAGACGTGCAGCGGGTGCTGAAATATCCCCACGCCATCGTCGCGTCCGACGGGTTGCCGCATGACGTTTTCCCCCATCCGCGACTCTGGGGCACCTTCCCGCGCGTGCTGGGCCATTACAGCCGGGATCTGGGCCTGATGAGTCTGGAGGACGCGGTATACCGGATGAGCGGGCTGCCCGCCGCCGAGTTCGGCCTGACCGGTCGCGGCGTCCTGGCGGTCGGCAATCATGCGGATATCACGATCTTCGACGCCGACACCGTCATCGACCGGGCCGATTTCCAGCATCCGACGGAACCGGCCGCCGGTATCGAAACAGTCTTTGTGAATGGCCGTCCGGTCTGGCGCAACGGCGCCGCGACCGGCGAACGCCCCGGCATGGCGCTGCGGCGGCAGGCGCTGCAGGCCGCCGCGAAATGAATGATGCGAAATAATGAATTAAGCGGGGAATTTTCATGAGAATCGTCGATATCCGCGAACGGACCGTGCCGCTCGCTTCCGCGATGCGCAACGCATCCATCGATTTCAGCAAAATGACCACCAGCGTCGCCGCCGTCGTCACCGATGTGATCCGCGACGGCAGGCCGGTCATCGGCTACGGCTTCGCCTCCAATGGACGCTATGCGCAGGGCGGCGTGCTGCGCGAACGGCTGATCCCGCGCATCCTCGAAGCGGACCCGGCCGAACTGCTGGACGCCAGCGGCGGCAATTTCGATCCGCAACGCGTATTGGGCGTCATGATGCGCAACGAAAAGCCGGGCGGTCATGGCGAGCGGGCCTACGCCGCCGCCGTGATCGACATGGCGATGTGGGACGCCGTCGCCAAGATCGAGGAAAAACCGCTGTGGCGGGTTCTTTCGGACCGCTTCAACGGCGGCGCCGCCGACGAGCGGGTGCTGGTCTATCCCGGCGGCGGCTATTACTACCCCGGCAAGGGGCTGGAGCCGCTGCAGGATGAAATGCGCGGCTATCTCGACAAGGGCTACCGGGTCGTGAAGATGAAGGTCGCGGGCGCCGACCTCGACACCGACCTGCGCCGC
Coding sequences:
- a CDS encoding type I secretion system permease/ATPase; protein product: MALQDRPEDEPETGDSRPDDHNAPGLPGGAGTADPFAGRGARDFPNAENARDDDFDLDEFLEQAEPDKKRGRLEWLVRPTPGAVDDPLSGCLSILATLLDRPMSVEALTAGLPMAGEGMTPDLFVRAAARAGISARLARRPLARLNRMALPCVLLLRNRRACVLTAISDDGVAHIILPEMGVGARKAPVKELETAYDGYTLFAQPEFRFDERSDEIAVANPRGWFWGTLLGSWRIYIEVVVAALLINAFALAGPLFVMNVYDRVVPNFAEETLWVLATGLLIVYAFDFVLKMLRGYFVDAAGRSADTRIAGRLFRQVLGMKMADRPGSTGALASSMREYETLRAFFTSSSLVAIVDLPFIFLFIFIVYIVGGPLAIVPLVAAPVVMIVGLLLQIPLRRITQRSFREAQQRHALLVEAIGGIETVKSTGAEGRMQRNWESCVETTARSSVRAHTISALAMNFSTAAASLVSVGVIIYGVYMIDAGLLSVGALVAATILAGRAMALLGQVAGILSHYHQARASLRALDQLMRTPVERPFGRSFVQRPDIRGEIEFRNVTFRYPGQDIPALDNVSFRIEAGEKVGLIGRIGSGKSTIQRLAMALYEPSEGLVLVDGTDVRQIDPADLRRSIGSVPQDVYLFFGSIRDNIAIGAPDTDDETIRRAARIAGVDEFASRHPSGYDMPVGERGQFVSAGQRQSVAIARALLRDPPILLFDEPTSNMDHTSEGRFRARLANIIDDRTLLLVTHRESMLSLVDRLIVVDGGRVVADGPKQDVLDALPGDRIQTAWG
- a CDS encoding D-aminoacylase; the protein is MQDNPFDTVILGGTLIDGAGAPRRAADIGIANGRIAALGEPGTLGGAANTVDATGRIVAPGFIDVHTHDDHALLSKPDMAYKASQGVATVVAGNCGISLAPLVFAGDRPPPPLDLLGDGYRFPKMADLFAALDATPPALNAALLCGHSTLRVGAMDNLDRAATDAEIDAMREKLTEALDAGAIGMSTGLYYEPARAAPTEEIIRLAELLGPARALYTTHLRDEGAHLQESMREAFTIGRAAGVKVVLSHHKASGSDNFGATRESLALVEETRKHQPVTLDVYPYDASSTVLTVDRLAASRRVIVTWSVPRPDIAGRFLDEIAAEMGCGIEEAAASLLPAGAIYFMMDEEDVQRVLKYPHAIVASDGLPHDVFPHPRLWGTFPRVLGHYSRDLGLMSLEDAVYRMSGLPAAEFGLTGRGVLAVGNHADITIFDADTVIDRADFQHPTEPAAGIETVFVNGRPVWRNGAATGERPGMALRRQALQAAAK
- a CDS encoding enolase C-terminal domain-like protein, whose amino-acid sequence is MRIVDIRERTVPLASAMRNASIDFSKMTTSVAAVVTDVIRDGRPVIGYGFASNGRYAQGGVLRERLIPRILEADPAELLDASGGNFDPQRVLGVMMRNEKPGGHGERAYAAAVIDMAMWDAVAKIEEKPLWRVLSDRFNGGAADERVLVYPGGGYYYPGKGLEPLQDEMRGYLDKGYRVVKMKVAGADLDTDLRRIDAVLEIVGKGENLAVDANGRFTLEEAIAFGKAVESLGLFWIEEPGDPLDFALHAELSRHYSGSLATAENLFSLQDAKNLVLYGGMRRDIDWMQFDPALCYGLSEYLRIDAMLTDAGWNRRRQVPHGGHQLGLNMAAGMQLGGSESYPLVFQPWGGFADNVDIVDGYARPHDTPGIGMELKSAVYRELQAMTAD